GGAACAGGAGCAGAGAGTTTGCGCGCCCTAGCCAAAACCAAAGCCCGCTCTATGGGCTCCAACAACTCCAATGCCAATGCCCTGTCTAACTCTTCTCCCGACAGAAGTAAATACCGCGGACAGTATGCCAATTCTCCGAGAGCGGCGCGCTTGTTTCCCGGCGTCAGTTCTCGTTTTGTCCGTTTGCAGGCAGCCGTGCTCCAGCGCGCCAGTGCTTCTGCCAAAACAAGTTCACTGGAGACCCGTAGGGTGTCACGTTTTACTATTAAAGCCAAGTCCTCGTACGTGAGATCTTCTAGTTTTTCGTGATTGAGCGCTGCGTCTGCGTTGTCGTCTATAACAAGCAGAGCGTTATGGGCTAGCGAATCGCACCACATAGCGCAATGGGATAAGGTTCGGGCGGCCGCATCGCTTTCGAGAGCAGGCAAGGGCGGTGCTGACGCAGCTCCTGGCAATCTCGCACATAAAAATCGCAAATCTCGCAGTACTTCGAGAGCGACTTCCGCGTCTAACATTTCGTCGAGGCGACGTGCACATCTTTCAGTGAGATGAGGACACAAGAATTTGTATGCAGCGTAAAGGGTTGTGCGAGCGGTGACGACCGTAGTTAGCACCGTCGGCTCACAGTAGTAGTAGCGCAGGAGCTGTTCGAAGCCTCGACGATCGATATAGTCTACAATGATAATGTCTGCCTTAGTAGACAGTAAAGCCGCAAAAACGGGGCTCGTGGCCGCCAACACGCGACGATGTCCTGGCACGCGGATTGTATCTCCGTTGATTCCGGCCACGAACGTGATGTCGCTTTGCTTCTCACTGTCGTATAGATTACAGTAATCGTCAACTGATCGTAGTTCATCGACGCGTCGGTTCAGGTGGTATTGCAGTATTTGTGTGCCAGACGTCGAGGCCTCGGACTGGGACTGTGGTTGGCTTTCGCCGTTGGAGTCAGTGCAAGCGGGATTCGTTACCACGGTCATGTTGAGCTTTTTCTATAGCCTGGAAAGATGAAAAGTTCAATATtacttatacgagtaggtatacgtTTCATTGTACCGTAAAAATACCATATATATTCGCGATCGTTCACTAAGTGCATGTATCGGGATGCCAGACGCTAATTGGGTCTGTTAGCGCCCTTATTACTCCCTCGCGAGGATATCAGTGCCatataaagtataattattacCTCAGTTTGTGTTGCGAGTCATTTCAAGTGTTAAATAGAACATCAAGGGCAACTCGTACTCaaatatcattgttatttttgtatagttttaaccatttttggatttaaaatttattttataaggacATGTCTAATTTTGTTTATGTcgattatggaagtattataatatCCTAGGTAAATACATCGTAGATATACATTCGCAATATAACTCCACTACGAACAATTCAATGatctaattattatatagtaaaTCGTATCCCGCCCaaaaaatttttatgtaaagcAAGGATATACTCGTAGCTTGCACTGCAAAAAAGTTATATCAGATCACATGAACAGAAAAACTTTTAACTGTACACTTTCTAACATATCATTTAGCATAGTGTTCTGcgtgaataataattttaagttctCATCAAACCGTAAACTTTATTGTGTCACATTAAGTGGCTTGATCCACACCCTACTTGGGAATGCGCCCGCCAAGTAATTTTAATTgggaataattataaaaatcttcctgtattagcccagtggataagacctctgcctcctattccgatgggtgtgcatgcacctccaacttttcaaatgtgtgcattttaagaaattaaatatcacgtgaatcaaacggtaaaggaaaacattgtgaggaaacctgcataccagagaattttcttaattctctgcgtgtgtgaaatctgccaatccacttCACATCTTGTGGATGTGgagtggattggcagacttcatgcTTCTGTGAAGCATATAATTTAATCGTGTTTTGCTTTATTACCAGTAAAACTTGGAAAGACTATAACAAAGGATACCTAATTGTTGTACAAATATCATTAACCCTTCTGCAACATTTCATATTCGCTGGAAGGAAGACGTGCGTCAACATCTCACATACTCACAATGCGTCATCTGATCTGAGGCGCATCAACAAAATTATTCTTGGAGGGCGATACATCTtccaacaacaaacaaactttagtaGGTATAATCAAGACCTCATTctatgtcattatcatcattcattCCCGCTCTTTCCCCGCAAgttctgtcatcatcatcaacattcaTTCCTGCTCTTTCTCCGCAAttcctgtcatcatcatcatcattcattccCGCTGTTTCTACGCAAGTcctgttatcatcatcattattcattCCCTCTTTTTCTCTGCAAgtcctgtcatcatcatcaacattcaTTCCCGCTGTTTCTACGCAAGTcctgttatcatcatcattattcattCCCTCTTTTTCTCCGCAAttcctgtcatcatcatcaacattcaTTCCCGCTGTTTCTACGCAAGTTCTGTCTACAGGAATTGCCTGTTAGAGATTGATTATAGTAATAGGGCCGCCTTTGTAtgctagtttttaattttaacccttatagtttcaccatgtccgtctgtctctccgtctgtccgcggtttagcaaAAGTAggatataataatgaatttataaggaaataatgcatactaattccgttgttaattaaatagataaagttGTTAGTAAGATAACTCTATTATAACTAAAAAGCTGAAATATGGCATGCGGTAATGGGTATacgaatataattttatatattaatcacgtctataaaatagtaaagagaaagattgaaaaaaatacttttggggttccttctctacatgtaaagtgaggcGATTTTTTTCTCGATAGTACCGCTATCGGTAGTTTTACAATAAAAGGGTTTAAAGCGCTAATTTAATCTAGGGAACcttacactgcgcgtggcccgataCGAACCATGTCGTGgttggttttttatttaatttttaatttgttttgtattttgtgtgcaataaactAGTTCCTCTATCGAATATAGACGTGTTcagtatatttttgaaaatttcaggatatttttacaatatcagGAATATCAATAAAGATGATACAGCGGAAGTCTACCGTCAGTtgtagcgttttctatgttcttaGGTCTActctaaatacaaattaaatgtattaaaatataagtacctaatgGTAATATAAAGAGATTATATTAACTATGATTAAACATGCCGATTGTAATTATATGcggtgaagtggcaatgggcggggcacatagttcagagtgtcgatggacgttggggacccAAAGTGCAGGATAAGCGACCccgaaaacgcagtgttggtggaccccccaccaggtggactgacggcatCTAGCGAGTTGCAAGGATTTCCTGGATGCAGGTAtctcaggatcgtaatgtttggaagtccctacaataggcctatgtcctggagtggacgtccatccgctgatatgatgctgtgatgatgatttttttttatttttttattctttacaagttagcccctagccaagatggaagcgggctaacttgttagaaggaggatgaaaatccacacccctttcggtttctacacggcatcgtaccggaacgctaaatcgcttggcggtacgactttgccggtagggtggtaactagccacggccgaagcctcccaccagccaaacctggactaattaagaaaatctcaatatgcccagccggggatcgaacccaggatctccattttgtaaatccaccgtgcataccactgcgtcacggaggccgtaaaaaaatgtttggaagtccctacaattacaggcctatgttctgcagtggacgtctatcggctgatgatgatgatgattgcaatTTTATATATCCAACGATCGTGATCGGAACTGTTATGTATTATTGTTTTGTCTGTAAGTTTGCTTCAGATTATACTTATAGAATTAACAGCATCACCTAAATATTTTCGCCATGTCGCAATCTAATGTCTTcctgtttaaatataaaagatcCGAGAAATGCGTTTCGAAACTGCAGCGACATTAACGTTTGTCAGCTATTTGTGATCAAATTCTAAATTCTCTTTTTATGCAAATaatgttaattagtcataaaCAGTGGTAATTAGACGCAGTTTCAATTCTCATCAACATGAGAATTGAAAACCAAACAAATTTGTTCTTTAAGGTCCCATTaatctctgtttttttttttattttttacaagttagcccttgactacaatgtcacctgatggtaagtgatgatgcagtctaagatgaaagcgggctaacttgttaggaggaggatgaaaatccacatccctttcggtttctacacggcatcgtactggaatgctaaatcgcttggcggtacgtctttgccggtagggtggtaactagcgacggccgaagcctcccaccagccagacctggacaaattaagaaaatctcaatctgcccagccggggatcgaacccaggacctccgttttgtgaatccaccgcgcaaaccactgcgccacggaggccttctgTAACAAAATTCATCAGTTCAGTGGCTTAGCCGAAAAGCTAACGTACAGACAAACTTACTGTAGCATTTACTAGTACAATAGTAGTGTATGGATATATTGAATACTGACCTACATACATTCGCATAGCTTTATGGAGCTGAACTGAAATTGGCCTATATTTAGAAACTGAAATCCGAGCACATAATGTTACGAAAGCGAAATACGTTTACCATTTCCTCATTCATTATTTgaactaataattatttattatgttacttGTACCTAATATGTACTTAATTTAGTTCTAAATCTACCtagtttaaagtttttaaaataaggcaTAACGCGACTGTTTTATAAGAAACTGCATGAGGTTACTAAATAAGGGTATACTAAATACAATAGAAAGCAAAACCTgcgcctgtagccatgtggcatttCGATTCTCTatttacaaacgctaacgcttcgaaaactaaaaacaatgtatgggaatgacagatccgatcgataacttgatcatcTGACCtgacgatagcaaatgtcatgcTGATCTAGCAATTTCGCCGCTCCTTTGCATCcaccaaaaatactttttttattattaagtatagtagtaggtatattgtttGAATAGTATAGTACCTCCGAAGGTTTCTACgcgacgctaaatcgcttggccttaagtctttgccggtagggtggtaactagcctcggcctaCCACCTAACTAGACCTTAGCATAATATTTAGAAATTTGAAAATGCTAAACTAGCCCGAAGTGGGAATCAAAttcaggacctctctgttgagagtATCACTACAAACTGCACCAGGACGTTAAAACAACAATAATCTAAGAGCCCgtaaccccagaccttcgttattttataaaagctgaaagtttgtccgCTCACGTTCCTACCAGAAGTAAggacggtagccaattatagagtttgaacCATGGTGGCTTTGGTAAGTAGCAAGTTTTAAGGATCTACATACATCCTCAACCGTCTACGTACGAATTGtcattttttcatgttttcctcgtcataatatgagaaattgcATTACCAATAACGAGTCACTTAGGTTCGCGTCAACCCTTCGGAAagcactatttaatttgaaatttcaagGGTCTCTAACAAAGGTTTGCCATtaagccaagtgtctggcgaatgggaatgacatttctcttattatgccgataaaaatataaaaaaacttcatacttacttattatttttttaggttaGCCGGTCTAGATCATCGAAACCTGCTATCACCCAAAGTCTCTAGTTGGATACTTATCTGTGATatgagcatgagctgacaaacaataaccttttataaaatgacgaaggtctggtttccgctggctctccgtctacaAGTATCGCCTTGACCCCTTATTATATAGTCAAGGTTGTTTCGGATTAAACTTTAATCGATAATAATTATCTCACACGGACTTCTCAGTGTTGGCATTCAGCTTATAAGGGCGTCAGGATAAAACTGCAATTTATGCTGTTTTTAGCCCACGATCTAATAAAGGTTGTCTATAATCCGAAATAATAGGCTCTATCATGATTGAAggattttctaaaaaaacttGTAAGTCGTATTATGCAATATTATGAGTCTCAGGAGATTTTCAACACTTTAAATTCTAACTTGGGCAATATTAATCTTTGTCTAACCACGCAATTTCCCAGTCgccatgatttttttatatctacaaCAATCACCgacatatttcaataaaaaacttcaaaaagTTCTTCTCGTACTCAGTCCATAACTGAAAATCGAAGACGATCCGAATATGATAATGatccgatgatgatgatgatgatctgatgacgatacgatgatgatgagccattcagtagtttttaagttaatcgCTTTTTAAGCCTTCAATGCACCTACTGTAcaggagcgtagctaccgccttgtcaaccgtatcaatgatacgggtcccccagactacaggggccccttacgtgtaaaagcaaaattaataaaatgtaggtaatccataATCTCTTTTTTCCCTGGTCAAGCGCGAACCCTAAACTTGGaaacataggttaagtcactgtgtcactgtcatatttattttaagggagcatttttgtttctctcgtgagaaatctttacctacTCTTtatttgggccccccaactaattttgatacagggccccaccaaggcacgctacgccaatGCTACTGTACTATGAATGTTTACCAAAACAGTCAGATAATTCCAAATATGCATTGTACACGCACTTATCCTTAAGCCACAGCAAACAATCGCATGCGCAGAGCAAATTCTGTTGGGATTTACGATAAGCGGAATGTAAATCTACTCGTATACATGctctaatggggatgatgactaggtttcaatatattgatttttatgatacattcgggtaaatagggtcaatgttaactaatttatacataaaaagcaaagattgtctggatatttgcaaaataaatgagattataaaatttcaaaatctattaaaaatattttatcgtaattagatgaaaattcatacagttttagcttccttacattaaatgtgacattttttaatatatgaactataagcataaacgcacaaataacaaagatattagtaattttgtttgaacgcgcatacaaatctaacgatcactacattgcctatgacgtcattatttcaagccattttgtatggggcgtttttcagggatccgcgtcagcgccgcaaatctgactctttaaatccctgtagcttcgaaagtaatgatcgcagataccctgttccttttacaaaattgctttactattagtatacttttaatttatatacaatttaaaaaactgtcatcatccctatttaaacTACTCAGTTACTGACCGCTGGTATATCTGGGGTTAGTCTTCGCTCAAGTCCATAGGTATAGTGAGTTTATGCGATACTAGCAGACACTCcttggttttacccgcgtagttcctgttcctgtatgaatacggggataaaatatagcctatgacactcacagataacgtggctttctattggtaaaagaattttcaaaatcggtttagtagatcgcCTTCCAATCTCACAATAGcaaaaatttacctctttacaatattagcacAGAACGCATATGTCCACAGTGGATAGATAGAGTTATTCAAAAATTATGTTCTTTGTAAAaattgtctcgttggtccagcgGTTAGGATGTTGCTTTG
The DNA window shown above is from Bicyclus anynana chromosome 15, ilBicAnyn1.1, whole genome shotgun sequence and carries:
- the LOC112051928 gene encoding BTB/POZ domain-containing protein 3 — protein: MTVVTNPACTDSNGESQPQSQSEASTSGTQILQYHLNRRVDELRSVDDYCNLYDSEKQSDITFVAGINGDTIRVPGHRRVLAATSPVFAALLSTKADIIIVDYIDRRGFEQLLRYYYCEPTVLTTVVTARTTLYAAYKFLCPHLTERCARRLDEMLDAEVALEVLRDLRFLCARLPGAASAPPLPALESDAAARTLSHCAMWCDSLAHNALLVIDDNADAALNHEKLEDLTYEDLALIVKRDTLRVSSELVLAEALARWSTAACKRTKRELTPGNKRAALGELAYCPRYLLLSGEELDRALALELLEPIERALVLARARKLSAPVPVGAEQEAMLRRWAHPRPTEPAAAPVFLSPRSEIIEEPQPTKLCGRRPKKLKQPCFEPEDNRNKSNCCSDCFHGFIHALVCLFD